From Flavipsychrobacter sp., a single genomic window includes:
- a CDS encoding carboxypeptidase-like regulatory domain-containing protein, protein MSSKVYRTQLLKDTLKADNNRSFLYNNINIFNLTDNKISVVLNISPPEGWELTTQKVITISLEGNENTIVNLRMLPSGSKTADWQTFNIEYRLNNGAEILKDSFHVKVEEFTKFKATLPHSNYVMTAHEKNVYIPVSVTNRGNTTHDYFITFSNNLLNLNYTQTITLKPTEDTTYNLPLRISDAQWNILRNEQIKVQVKQAKGETYNLIQTISKVGYMLRDHKSGFMEMPLQVETGFTSQGANDLQYYGALHGRLEFTPYDRLAFDLRSNTYTQGQVIKNSILRAEYEGQKWYGTIGNVNELTDFIMDGYGVIGGYKWKGDRNQAKVYGLLQSRTGNSNLIGGDVKYGISDKISMADKATVNLDRDNKINSYIIQHTAKYKVANDKEINIIGGTGLEQATSNITNTNQTSQIGTSIGYKLLWNTKYYSIVSDVLYNSNSYPGIFKGQRLQSHDGRLMYKNTFIGGFYDYTFRAQNIYQDTTYFDNVFNLRTQNYGARTGVSFKGGNVSLSAGKQHQLQSADTSYNPEYIFSYLNLSTSITAFKNLHANISSYYGRGHLSGAEDLTGVNVLSNQGSIQYDFIGVSGRYDIGPYYYHDYIRFLQDQTQQFERIIISPYLETSLFKHSLSIRTQFSYAKSLPSAIETSNLLTNIVYTNYRRGFDLNVSGIIPIEQKEVQPYVNVSFRVRLVAPFLPVRKYYQLKLVLFKDANANEKLDEGEEVIPGQTIAINSNKFVSNGNGHIIYKNIDKGDYKADYGFSSKVKGWIPSGGTIQHYNVSKNKTVYVPFKKSKVLSGKLKLIKDRNSNLEFKLSNIKITAMANDTLNTYSTLTNDEGEFYFNLPSGTYTVTISQAAFGDQFKPTEFAKQADLLNNDEKTIYFEIKQKRRAINIKRKKK, encoded by the coding sequence TTGAGTAGTAAAGTATACCGTACCCAACTACTTAAAGACACTTTAAAGGCCGACAATAACCGCTCCTTTCTGTACAACAACATTAATATTTTTAACCTTACTGACAATAAGATCAGCGTGGTACTTAATATAAGCCCTCCTGAAGGTTGGGAATTGACAACTCAAAAAGTGATCACTATAAGTCTTGAAGGAAATGAAAACACTATTGTAAATCTTAGAATGCTGCCTTCAGGTTCCAAAACTGCAGATTGGCAAACATTCAACATAGAGTATAGATTGAATAATGGTGCTGAAATTTTAAAAGACTCCTTCCATGTAAAAGTAGAAGAGTTTACAAAGTTTAAGGCTACACTACCCCATTCTAACTACGTGATGACCGCTCACGAAAAAAATGTGTACATACCTGTATCCGTAACCAACAGAGGCAACACCACTCACGATTACTTTATAACATTCAGCAACAATTTGCTGAACCTGAACTATACCCAAACCATCACCTTAAAACCTACAGAAGACACTACTTATAACCTTCCATTACGCATAAGCGATGCACAATGGAACATACTTAGGAATGAACAAATAAAAGTTCAAGTAAAACAAGCAAAAGGTGAAACCTACAACTTAATACAAACAATATCTAAAGTAGGCTATATGCTACGTGATCATAAGTCTGGCTTTATGGAAATGCCCCTGCAAGTAGAAACAGGATTTACCTCGCAAGGAGCTAATGACCTTCAGTATTATGGCGCATTACACGGCCGTTTAGAATTTACACCTTACGACAGGCTGGCATTTGACTTAAGAAGCAATACCTATACACAGGGCCAGGTTATAAAAAACAGCATATTAAGAGCTGAATACGAAGGACAAAAATGGTATGGCACTATCGGTAACGTGAATGAACTGACCGACTTTATCATGGATGGTTATGGCGTGATTGGTGGCTACAAATGGAAAGGCGATCGTAATCAAGCAAAAGTATACGGTCTATTACAGAGCCGTACGGGAAATAGTAATTTAATTGGTGGTGATGTAAAATATGGCATCTCAGATAAGATCAGCATGGCTGATAAAGCAACTGTAAACCTTGACAGAGACAATAAAATTAACAGCTACATCATTCAGCATACAGCTAAATACAAAGTAGCCAATGATAAAGAGATCAATATCATTGGGGGCACAGGACTGGAACAAGCTACAAGCAATATCACCAATACCAACCAAACCTCACAAATAGGAACATCTATAGGTTATAAACTGCTATGGAATACTAAATACTATTCAATAGTCTCCGATGTATTGTACAATAGTAATTCCTATCCCGGTATTTTTAAAGGACAAAGACTACAATCGCACGATGGCAGACTCATGTATAAAAACACCTTTATTGGAGGTTTTTATGACTATACATTTCGTGCACAAAACATATATCAAGACACCACTTATTTTGATAACGTATTTAACCTTCGCACACAAAACTATGGCGCCAGAACAGGTGTAAGTTTTAAAGGGGGTAATGTCTCCTTATCTGCCGGAAAACAACATCAGTTACAAAGTGCCGACACCTCTTATAATCCTGAATATATATTTAGTTATCTAAACCTCAGCACATCTATTACAGCTTTTAAAAACTTACATGCCAACATCAGCTCCTATTATGGTAGAGGTCACCTAAGCGGAGCCGAAGACCTTACAGGTGTAAATGTATTGAGTAATCAAGGCTCAATACAATATGACTTTATAGGGGTAAGCGGGCGTTACGATATAGGTCCATACTACTATCATGACTATATACGTTTTCTACAAGACCAGACACAACAGTTTGAAAGGATAATCATTAGCCCCTATTTAGAAACTAGTCTTTTCAAACACAGCTTGTCTATACGCACACAGTTTAGCTATGCCAAATCATTGCCTAGCGCCATAGAAACATCCAATCTGTTAACCAACATTGTCTATACCAATTATAGAAGAGGGTTTGATCTAAACGTTTCTGGCATTATCCCTATTGAACAAAAAGAAGTACAACCCTATGTAAACGTATCTTTTAGAGTAAGGCTAGTTGCACCTTTCTTACCTGTAAGAAAGTACTACCAGCTAAAACTGGTACTATTTAAAGATGCTAATGCTAATGAAAAACTAGATGAAGGTGAAGAAGTAATACCAGGACAAACTATTGCCATTAACTCTAATAAATTTGTATCGAATGGGAATGGGCATATTATTTACAAAAACATTGACAAAGGCGATTATAAAGCAGACTATGGTTTTAGCAGTAAGGTAAAAGGATGGATACCAAGTGGAGGTACTATACAACACTACAATGTTTCTAAAAACAAAACTGTATATGTGCCATTTAAGAAAAGTAAAGTATTAAGTGGTAAACTTAAACTGATAAAGGATAGAAATTCCAACTTAGAGTTTAAACTATCTAACATCAAAATTACAGCAATGGCCAATGACACCCTAAACACCTACTCTACACTAACCAATGATGAGGGAGAATTCTACTTCAACCTACCATCGGGCACATATACAGTTACGATAAGCCAAGCTGCTTTTGGCGATCAATTTAAACCTACAGAATTTGCTAAGCAAGCAGACTTGTTGAACAACGATGAGAAGACCATCTACTTTGAGATAAAACAGAAGAGAAGGGCTATCAATATCAAGAGGAAGAAGAAATAA
- a CDS encoding tetratricopeptide repeat protein, producing MTSKRIITLLLAVFLSTYYLCNPAIAQSGNVDSIRSLLAKHTAENEERADLLITLSLAHQPDNVDSSYKYATRALALSEKIDYNKGKANAYQALGSHYYTLSKFDTSLKIYDKGLTIAKKNSLLVSIGSILNDIGSVYLRKTEYESAIAYYDSARAVGRKTQNKLLLAKASSNIGSIYYKMGNYAKALIDYQESLMLYEGQKAWIDIQYSLLNISNVYYRLGDYPMAIKYADSCARMMDKYGTPWSKVSVLTTHSMIYGKQGKYDSALYYELEALKSAEQTQSNYLVNLIHQNLAECYLDLGDLDKAYNIYMSSISESKRIEDPEGVAVANAGVGQVLLKKGRVREGIRYLEKGLEGLRELELREDAKQASYTLFESYEKLGDYRNALKYFKENRKYTDSLNNNSEKAKVRQMQFQMELGEKQDRIDKLKQAQVIDEKKNDVQKVLLIAALIGLLLSAAIAYLVYRNLKNLQKSKALIEKQKEEIEHQAQHLTNLNNFKDMTFSVLSHDLRSPINALSSTLMLLDEEVITPEEFAIHKQELDTKLNSVNLILDNLLLWARDQMKGENMLRKELIDLYKKVVECIGVLQDPAKNKNITIINNVPENTNAFADRNQTLMVVRNILSNAVKFTPVNGIITVNATKDDEFTIISITDTGVGMSPEVLKHLFDGDTNSSTIGTSGEKGTGIGLMLAYRFVQQNGGDIIVDSVEGKGTTFYIQLPNKEL from the coding sequence ATGACAAGCAAAAGGATAATTACACTGCTTTTAGCGGTGTTTTTAAGTACTTACTATCTATGTAACCCTGCTATAGCACAGTCGGGTAATGTAGATAGTATCCGTAGTTTGTTAGCCAAGCACACGGCTGAAAATGAAGAAAGGGCAGACCTATTGATCACTTTAAGTCTTGCTCACCAGCCCGATAATGTAGATTCTTCTTATAAATATGCAACGCGAGCCTTAGCGCTATCAGAAAAGATCGACTATAATAAAGGTAAGGCCAATGCTTATCAGGCTTTAGGCTCTCATTATTATACCCTTAGCAAGTTTGATACAAGCCTTAAAATATATGATAAAGGGCTAACTATTGCTAAAAAGAACAGCCTGCTGGTAAGTATAGGGTCTATATTAAATGATATAGGTAGTGTTTACTTGCGTAAAACGGAGTACGAATCGGCCATAGCCTATTATGATAGTGCCCGTGCCGTGGGTAGAAAGACACAAAACAAGCTATTGCTGGCCAAAGCAAGCAGCAATATTGGTAGTATCTATTATAAGATGGGCAATTATGCCAAGGCGCTTATCGACTATCAGGAAAGTTTAATGCTGTATGAAGGCCAAAAAGCCTGGATAGACATACAATATTCTCTATTAAATATCTCTAATGTCTATTATCGTTTGGGCGATTACCCAATGGCCATTAAATATGCAGATAGCTGTGCTCGTATGATGGACAAGTACGGAACGCCTTGGAGCAAGGTATCTGTATTGACCACACACTCAATGATATATGGCAAACAAGGGAAGTACGATTCTGCCTTATATTATGAATTGGAAGCCCTTAAATCCGCTGAACAGACGCAAAGCAACTACCTAGTTAATCTAATTCATCAAAACCTAGCAGAATGCTACCTTGATCTGGGAGACTTGGATAAGGCTTATAATATATATATGAGCTCTATCAGCGAGTCGAAAAGAATAGAAGATCCGGAAGGAGTTGCTGTAGCAAATGCGGGTGTAGGGCAGGTATTGCTGAAAAAAGGACGAGTGAGAGAAGGTATCCGCTATTTAGAGAAAGGGCTGGAGGGATTGAGAGAACTAGAACTAAGAGAAGATGCCAAGCAGGCTAGCTATACCTTGTTTGAAAGCTATGAAAAGCTGGGAGACTATCGTAATGCCCTAAAGTACTTTAAGGAGAATAGAAAATACACAGACTCGCTGAATAACAATAGTGAGAAGGCTAAGGTGCGTCAAATGCAATTTCAGATGGAGCTGGGTGAAAAGCAAGACCGTATTGATAAGCTAAAGCAGGCACAGGTTATAGATGAAAAGAAGAACGATGTGCAGAAAGTACTCCTGATAGCAGCACTTATAGGCCTTTTACTATCAGCAGCCATAGCTTATCTGGTCTATCGAAACCTGAAAAACCTGCAGAAGAGTAAGGCGCTGATAGAAAAACAGAAAGAAGAAATAGAGCATCAGGCACAGCACCTGACCAACTTGAATAACTTTAAGGACATGACCTTTTCTGTCCTGTCTCACGATCTACGCAGTCCTATCAATGCGCTTAGTAGCACCCTTATGTTGCTGGACGAAGAGGTGATCACCCCTGAAGAGTTTGCCATACACAAGCAAGAGCTGGATACTAAACTCAACTCTGTGAACCTGATATTGGACAACCTGTTACTATGGGCAAGAGACCAGATGAAAGGGGAGAATATGCTGCGCAAAGAGTTGATAGATCTGTATAAAAAGGTGGTGGAATGTATAGGTGTGCTGCAAGACCCTGCAAAAAATAAGAATATCACCATCATTAATAACGTACCGGAAAATACCAACGCCTTTGCCGATCGTAATCAAACATTGATGGTAGTACGTAATATATTATCTAATGCGGTGAAGTTTACCCCTGTCAATGGTATTATTACCGTTAATGCTACAAAAGACGACGAGTTTACCATTATTAGTATTACCGATACAGGTGTGGGCATGTCGCCTGAGGTACTTAAGCATCTTTTTGATGGCGATACCAATAGCAGTACCATAGGTACTTCGGGAGAGAAAGGTACCGGTATCGGTTTGATGTTGGCCTATCGTTTTGTACAGCAAAATGGAGGCGATATTATAGTAGACAGCGTAGAGGGTAAGGGCACAACATTCTACATTCAGTTGCCCAATAAAGAACTTTAA
- the nusG gene encoding transcription termination/antitermination protein NusG, whose protein sequence is MEEATVNEDTKWYVLRVISGKEKKVKEYLDKEIKIYKWENAILQVLCPIEKVFKVQGGKKVLREKILFPGYLMIEGKNGKFNDEMVQHIKGVTSVIHFLGKDNPTALRKSEVNKMFGKMDEVSEQGIGYADPFIEGETVKITDGPFNDFNGTIEEVNSEKKKLKVVVKIFGRDTPVELNYMQVEKIA, encoded by the coding sequence ATGGAAGAAGCAACTGTCAATGAGGATACCAAATGGTATGTTTTGCGTGTTATAAGTGGTAAGGAGAAGAAAGTGAAGGAATATCTGGATAAAGAGATCAAGATATACAAGTGGGAGAATGCCATTTTGCAGGTACTATGTCCTATTGAGAAGGTGTTTAAAGTGCAAGGTGGTAAGAAAGTACTAAGAGAAAAAATACTTTTCCCAGGTTACCTTATGATCGAAGGTAAAAACGGAAAGTTCAATGATGAAATGGTGCAGCACATAAAAGGTGTAACAAGTGTGATACACTTTTTAGGTAAAGACAACCCTACAGCTCTTCGTAAGTCGGAAGTGAACAAGATGTTCGGTAAGATGGATGAAGTTAGCGAGCAAGGTATTGGATATGCTGATCCATTTATAGAAGGAGAAACTGTAAAAATTACAGATGGTCCTTTCAACGACTTCAATGGTACTATTGAAGAAGTGAATAGTGAGAAGAAGAAACTGAAAGTAGTTGTGAAGATCTTTGGAAGAGATACTCCAGTAGAGCTGAACTACATGCAGGTAGAGAAAATAGCATAA
- a CDS encoding sigma-70 family RNA polymerase sigma factor, which produces MKDKLLEEYPDWLFPYAYNILGSTDDAKDAVQDVLSNYISKEADTDIDNIKGYLVKSVVNQSINIKKRRSRTVSDNVRLPEPVATENADTNLHLNDIVSYAMLILLDQLTIKERAVFVLKEAFNYSHKEIAEVLNSTIDNSRKLLSRAKQKLKSAAPTELVVQEKKKSKDYLADYINAIRSRDTHKLEQLFADEIVVVADGGDKVRVVRNVTEGVAECAALLLKVYDMYQQKQTMKIAEVNHQPAILYYYKDTLTTCQVFTLDSENRIVKISSIIDADKLKNIALTLA; this is translated from the coding sequence ATGAAAGATAAACTGCTTGAAGAGTATCCAGATTGGTTGTTCCCGTATGCCTATAATATACTGGGCTCTACAGACGATGCTAAAGACGCTGTGCAAGATGTGCTGAGTAACTATATAAGCAAGGAAGCTGATACTGATATTGACAACATAAAAGGTTATCTGGTAAAAAGTGTGGTCAACCAGTCTATCAATATCAAAAAGCGTAGAAGTAGAACGGTATCTGATAATGTGCGTTTGCCAGAACCTGTTGCTACAGAAAATGCAGATACTAACCTGCATTTAAACGATATCGTCTCTTATGCCATGCTCATATTGCTCGACCAGCTTACCATAAAAGAAAGAGCAGTATTTGTATTGAAGGAAGCATTCAACTATTCTCATAAGGAAATAGCTGAAGTACTCAATAGCACAATTGACAATTCAAGAAAACTATTAAGCCGAGCCAAGCAAAAACTGAAGAGTGCAGCCCCTACAGAGCTAGTGGTGCAGGAAAAAAAGAAGAGCAAAGACTACCTTGCTGATTATATCAATGCCATAAGAAGTAGAGATACGCACAAGCTGGAGCAACTCTTTGCCGACGAAATAGTAGTAGTGGCAGACGGTGGTGATAAGGTAAGAGTAGTGCGCAATGTAACGGAAGGTGTTGCCGAATGTGCAGCGTTGTTGCTAAAGGTGTACGATATGTATCAGCAAAAGCAAACCATGAAAATAGCAGAGGTCAATCACCAACCTGCTATACTTTACTACTATAAGGATACACTTACTACTTGTCAGGTCTTTACGCTCGATAGTGAAAATCGTATTGTAAAGATCAGCTCGATAATAGATGCGGATAAGCTGAAAAATATTGCATTAACGCTAGCATAG
- a CDS encoding S8/S53 family peptidase, translated as MQSRSLLLLVVLVSLAKLSYAQAGASSKAKLSPFTQFYLKDIQQNESGEPLKEYVYRKDATGRLYLGAIVKVNKTVRDRDFEQLGVRVGTRAGNIWTVSIPTEQLQAFTQVEGVDYIAVDMPIAPDMKNARVASRVDSVHGGYAPLQMAYSGKGVVVGIIDAGFDYAHPSLRDTAGGQWRIKRIWEQKGQGTPPNGQTYGDELTDSTKMKQKGTDLTQFSHGAHVAGIAAGSGVGSNNKEHRGVAYSSDLVLVGITPDSTQWMNTGMADILDGISYIYSYASSVSKPAVVNLSWGCSVGPHDGTSLFSQACDNMTNQGKIFVCSAGNNGDNYLHVDKSFSATDTIVNTELELNSALNKTWVDVWGEKTKNFCMQVTLYNGSTAGATTGFICLDNKLHQDVLVGTDGDTCWVEMVTESASFNGKPRVFLRFHQKSKNTIVVSAKGNDGDIHMWTGYVDKTRGIYGRFWSSGTIPNTTAGKVTMTVGDMATTKSAIAVASYASTVNYKNVDGGVVDYSSWVQNGKRAPYSSIGPSLDNRVKPDISAPGLFIGSAVSIFDDAYKPSTSSRSSVVAEYKNPIDNLEYRYAMLTGTSMSSPVVAGIVAQMLEANPKLGPEDVRNILQTTAIQDAHTGSISIMKKEWWGYGKVNAFGAVQQAITYLTINNTTGAGTIDAQLYPNPTTGRFHIDFNSAKAEDAYVTLYDMMGKKLTTSDLHLNIGANHIALDVSDQPKGLYFVKLVAPQQGNASFKLMLK; from the coding sequence ATGCAGTCTAGATCGCTACTATTATTGGTTGTTTTGGTATCGTTAGCAAAGCTTAGTTATGCACAAGCAGGTGCATCGTCCAAAGCCAAGCTTTCTCCTTTCACACAGTTTTACCTAAAGGATATACAGCAAAATGAGTCTGGCGAGCCCCTCAAGGAATATGTGTATAGAAAAGATGCTACTGGGCGCCTTTATCTAGGGGCAATCGTAAAAGTAAATAAAACAGTTAGAGATAGGGATTTTGAGCAGCTGGGTGTAAGAGTAGGTACACGTGCAGGTAATATATGGACAGTGTCGATACCTACGGAGCAACTGCAGGCGTTTACCCAAGTAGAAGGGGTTGATTATATAGCTGTAGATATGCCTATAGCACCCGATATGAAGAATGCAAGAGTAGCCAGCAGGGTAGACTCTGTACACGGAGGCTATGCGCCACTACAAATGGCCTACTCTGGTAAAGGAGTTGTTGTAGGTATCATAGATGCAGGTTTTGACTATGCACACCCATCGCTAAGGGATACAGCGGGTGGACAATGGCGCATTAAAAGAATATGGGAACAGAAAGGGCAGGGAACACCGCCCAATGGACAAACCTATGGCGACGAACTGACCGACTCTACCAAGATGAAGCAAAAGGGTACGGACTTGACACAGTTTTCGCACGGAGCACATGTGGCAGGCATAGCTGCAGGTAGTGGTGTGGGTAGCAATAATAAAGAGCATAGAGGGGTGGCTTATTCTAGCGATCTGGTATTGGTAGGCATTACCCCCGACTCTACGCAATGGATGAATACAGGCATGGCAGATATACTGGATGGTATCAGTTATATCTACTCTTATGCCTCATCGGTAAGCAAACCAGCAGTAGTGAACCTAAGTTGGGGCTGTAGTGTTGGTCCGCACGATGGAACTTCTTTGTTCAGTCAGGCTTGTGATAATATGACCAATCAGGGAAAAATATTTGTTTGCTCTGCAGGCAACAATGGTGATAATTACCTCCATGTCGATAAATCTTTTTCTGCCACAGATACTATAGTGAATACCGAGTTGGAGTTGAACTCAGCACTTAATAAAACATGGGTAGACGTATGGGGCGAAAAGACCAAAAACTTTTGCATGCAGGTAACCTTGTATAATGGTAGCACTGCTGGAGCTACAACGGGGTTCATCTGCTTGGACAACAAGCTACACCAAGATGTACTTGTAGGTACTGATGGCGATACCTGTTGGGTAGAAATGGTCACCGAGTCTGCAAGTTTCAATGGTAAGCCGAGAGTATTCCTGCGCTTTCATCAAAAATCAAAAAATACAATAGTAGTTAGTGCAAAAGGTAATGATGGGGATATACATATGTGGACGGGTTATGTAGATAAGACAAGAGGTATCTATGGACGTTTTTGGTCGTCGGGCACCATACCTAATACTACCGCAGGTAAGGTAACGATGACGGTGGGCGATATGGCGACTACCAAGTCGGCTATTGCGGTAGCGTCTTATGCCTCTACGGTCAACTATAAAAATGTAGACGGTGGCGTGGTAGATTATTCGTCATGGGTGCAAAACGGCAAGCGTGCTCCATACTCCAGCATAGGTCCTTCGCTAGACAATAGGGTGAAGCCTGATATATCTGCACCGGGGTTATTCATAGGGTCAGCAGTAAGTATTTTTGACGATGCATACAAGCCTTCTACATCATCGCGCAGCAGTGTGGTGGCAGAGTATAAGAACCCCATAGATAATTTAGAGTATCGATATGCCATGCTTACAGGTACGTCCATGTCTTCTCCTGTAGTGGCAGGTATTGTAGCTCAGATGCTGGAGGCCAACCCTAAGCTGGGGCCTGAAGATGTGCGTAATATTCTACAAACAACAGCGATACAAGATGCACACACAGGCTCTATCAGCATCATGAAAAAAGAATGGTGGGGCTATGGTAAGGTAAATGCTTTTGGGGCGGTGCAACAAGCCATCACTTACTTAACTATAAATAATACAACAGGTGCAGGCACTATAGATGCGCAGTTATATCCCAACCCTACGACAGGTAGGTTTCATATAGACTTCAATAGTGCTAAAGCAGAAGATGCCTATGTAACGTTATATGATATGATGGGTAAAAAACTAACCACTAGTGACCTGCATCTAAATATAGGTGCTAATCATATAGCGCTTGATGTTTCTGACCAGCCCAAAGGCCTATATTTTGTAAAGCTGGTAGCACCACAGCAAGGCAATGCCAGCTTTAAGCTAATGCTGAAGTAA
- a CDS encoding PAS domain-containing protein: protein MFKKNANHQDHQQRVAELEDIIDSITDGFFSLDNDWKISHANKAFSLMCGYEHGEFIGKDYWEQFPTAKTQKFFTEYHIAKERKEVRHFEEYSTSLNKWVSVNVYPTPDGLNIFFTDETKQHDMREALANNERNISALINNTDDLIWSVDRDMKLIYANQAFQNSVSAQIKRTLKQGENLLLSEFDEEVKKLWEGYYNRALAGETFSIVQEDITASTETTFNPINSSKDEIVGVSCFSRNISERLKHIHEIEKHNKNLEEISWLYSHKVRKHVATILGLVQLMDVDNYANPTNKEIISGIVSSANELDSVIRLIAKKSTEK from the coding sequence ATGTTCAAAAAAAACGCAAATCACCAAGATCATCAACAGCGTGTAGCAGAGCTAGAGGATATAATAGATAGTATTACCGATGGGTTCTTTAGCTTAGATAACGACTGGAAAATTAGTCATGCCAATAAGGCGTTTAGTCTTATGTGCGGTTATGAGCATGGTGAGTTTATAGGTAAGGATTATTGGGAGCAGTTCCCCACTGCAAAAACACAGAAATTTTTCACAGAATATCATATAGCCAAAGAGCGAAAAGAAGTAAGGCATTTTGAAGAATACTCCACTTCTCTTAATAAATGGGTGTCGGTAAACGTATATCCTACACCAGATGGGTTAAATATCTTTTTTACAGACGAGACCAAGCAGCATGATATGCGTGAGGCGCTGGCCAACAATGAAAGAAATATCAGTGCACTTATTAATAATACGGATGACCTGATATGGTCGGTCGATAGAGACATGAAGTTGATATATGCCAATCAGGCTTTTCAAAATTCTGTATCCGCCCAAATAAAACGTACACTGAAGCAAGGAGAGAATTTATTACTAAGTGAGTTTGATGAAGAGGTGAAAAAATTATGGGAAGGCTACTATAATAGAGCCTTAGCTGGAGAGACCTTTAGTATTGTACAAGAAGATATTACAGCATCTACTGAAACTACATTCAACCCCATAAACAGTAGTAAAGATGAAATAGTTGGAGTAAGCTGTTTTTCTAGAAATATAAGCGAAAGGCTGAAACATATCCATGAGATAGAAAAGCATAATAAGAACTTAGAAGAAATTTCGTGGTTATACTCGCACAAAGTACGTAAGCATGTAGCAACCATTCTTGGGCTAGTACAGCTCATGGATGTAGATAATTATGCCAATCCTACCAATAAAGAGATCATATCAGGCATTGTATCCTCTGCTAATGAGCTGGATAGTGTTATTAGATTAATTGCCAAAAAGTCTACAGAAAAATAA
- a CDS encoding NAD(P)H-dependent oxidoreductase, protein MRTLLRIDTSSRIEGAYSRQVADYIEQKWTSRYEDGRVVQKDLMRQPVPILNNYAVAGFGMAKDDMPTEVSESLSVSEQLIDELKKADDVLISYPLYNFNMPAVLKAYFDQVIRPEYTFTRKEGMPQGLLKDKRVYLVSVKGGIYTGMPYEALDFSIPNLNTMLNYMGIEDIQLFNLEGTAQEEGLQERVAAVYQKIDEVFNQ, encoded by the coding sequence ATGCGAACACTATTAAGAATAGATACCAGCTCTAGAATAGAAGGAGCTTACTCCAGACAAGTAGCCGACTACATAGAACAGAAATGGACCTCCCGATATGAGGATGGCAGAGTTGTACAAAAAGATCTGATGCGACAACCTGTGCCTATACTGAATAACTATGCAGTGGCAGGTTTTGGGATGGCTAAGGATGATATGCCGACGGAAGTATCTGAGTCCTTATCTGTTTCGGAGCAACTGATAGATGAGCTGAAAAAAGCAGATGATGTTCTCATCAGCTACCCGCTTTATAACTTCAATATGCCAGCTGTATTGAAAGCCTACTTCGATCAAGTGATAAGACCTGAGTATACCTTTACAAGAAAAGAAGGAATGCCTCAAGGGTTGCTGAAAGATAAGCGTGTATATCTGGTATCGGTAAAAGGAGGTATTTACACAGGTATGCCTTACGAAGCTTTAGATTTTTCCATCCCCAACCTTAATACCATGCTCAACTATATGGGCATTGAGGATATACAATTATTCAATCTGGAGGGGACGGCACAAGAGGAAGGCCTGCAAGAAAGAGTAGCGGCAGTGTATCAAAAAATAGACGAAGTGTTTAACCAATAA
- a CDS encoding cupin domain-containing protein, with amino-acid sequence MQQDVFNDQLENKATIIPAEEGETFGMNGIVISLKVTSEMSNDQLGVYEIILQPHTIGAKLHYHRFMDETFIVTKGVLTIQLKDKEVQVKEGAVAYAPRFTPHGFRNDSEEEVRVLLIFNPGQKREGFFRGLYETLSESPIDPDKYLKLYNKYDSFPVDTNNMLPVHDQ; translated from the coding sequence ATGCAACAAGATGTATTTAACGACCAACTAGAAAACAAGGCCACCATCATACCTGCTGAAGAGGGAGAGACCTTTGGTATGAATGGTATAGTGATATCCCTAAAAGTAACCAGCGAGATGTCTAATGACCAGCTGGGGGTTTACGAAATAATATTGCAGCCACACACCATAGGCGCCAAGCTGCACTACCATAGATTTATGGACGAGACCTTTATTGTTACCAAAGGAGTGCTGACCATACAGTTGAAAGATAAAGAAGTACAGGTGAAGGAAGGTGCGGTGGCGTATGCTCCGCGCTTTACGCCACATGGTTTCAGGAACGATAGCGAGGAAGAAGTAAGGGTGCTATTGATATTTAATCCCGGACAAAAAAGGGAGGGCTTCTTTAGAGGCCTCTACGAAACATTGAGTGAAAGCCCCATAGACCCTGATAAATACTTGAAGCTGTATAATAAGTACGACAGTTTTCCTGTGGATACGAATAACATGCTACCCGTGCATGACCAATAG